One Phocaeicola dorei genomic region harbors:
- a CDS encoding beta-L-arabinofuranosidase domain-containing protein, whose amino-acid sequence MKKYRLVFVLSILFLGVIKLTASEYEQVRKAPRVHVPVWQSFALSEVELTDSYFKKAMDLHKGYLLSLDVDRLIPHVRRSVGLQGKGDNYGGWEKHGGCTYGHYMSACAMMYASTGEKALLDKLNYMLDELQECQKQTPDGWFITGKRGKEGYLQLLQGNVVLNQPDETGQPWNYNQNGNSWYCIHKILAGLRDAYVYAGCRQAKDILMPLADFISHIALNSNRDLFQSTLSVEQGGMNEVFVDIYSITGDKKFLQTAERFNHINVIYPIANGEDVLFGRHANDQIPKFMGVAREYEFSPNDIYYQAARNFWNIVIKDHTLAIGGNSCYERFGVPGEESKRLDYTSAETCNTYNMLKLSRQLFMLDGDYKYLNYYEHALYNHILASQDPDMPGCVTYYTSLLPGSFKQYSTPFDSFWCCVGTGMENHSKYAESIYFKDNQELLVNLYIPSRLHWKEKGLKLTLDTYFPESDTVTVRMDEIGSYTGMLLFRYPDWVSGDAVVRINGKPAQTEAHKGSYIRLLDSVKSGDVITLVFTRNLYIDYAKDEPHFGSVMYGPILLAGGLGTDDMPEDRVIDNRACRESLPAKNIPMLVGPLADLDSWIQCSSQHPLRFTVKNGGGQQGVGLIPYFQMHHQRHTVYWKLYSPDEFVYRTRSLTDEVKIGDEKDEGKHALQGENDSIYWHDYFWAKNTRFRMAKDGWFSYTLHINKTEQKPYHLICRFWGDEPDTCQFDILIDGNYLRTVSLNRKLYLTYVDDVYSIPADWTRGKDKVNVTFRAAQGKNAGGLYELKITSDTNYR is encoded by the coding sequence ATGAAAAAATATAGGTTAGTATTCGTTTTAAGTATATTGTTTTTAGGAGTGATCAAGTTGACTGCATCGGAATATGAGCAGGTGCGCAAAGCACCTCGTGTACATGTTCCGGTATGGCAGTCATTTGCACTGTCGGAAGTCGAATTAACCGATAGCTATTTTAAGAAAGCGATGGATTTACATAAAGGATATCTGCTGTCGCTGGATGTAGACAGGCTCATTCCACACGTACGCCGTAGTGTCGGTTTGCAGGGGAAAGGAGATAATTACGGAGGATGGGAGAAGCATGGTGGATGTACCTATGGTCATTATATGTCTGCTTGTGCCATGATGTATGCTTCTACAGGCGAGAAAGCCTTGCTGGATAAATTGAATTATATGCTGGATGAACTGCAAGAGTGCCAAAAACAGACCCCGGATGGTTGGTTCATTACCGGTAAAAGAGGAAAGGAGGGTTATTTGCAGTTGCTTCAAGGGAATGTGGTGCTTAACCAGCCGGATGAAACCGGACAACCTTGGAATTATAACCAGAATGGGAACTCATGGTATTGTATCCATAAGATTTTGGCGGGATTGAGGGATGCATATGTCTATGCAGGTTGTAGGCAAGCCAAGGATATATTGATGCCTTTGGCGGATTTTATTTCTCATATAGCCTTGAATAGCAATAGGGATCTTTTTCAAAGTACCTTGAGTGTGGAACAGGGGGGGATGAATGAAGTTTTTGTTGATATTTATAGTATTACCGGAGATAAGAAATTTTTGCAGACGGCAGAAAGGTTCAATCATATCAATGTTATTTATCCGATTGCTAACGGAGAAGATGTGTTATTCGGTCGCCATGCTAACGATCAAATACCTAAATTTATGGGAGTAGCCAGAGAGTATGAGTTCTCACCCAATGATATTTATTATCAGGCTGCCCGTAACTTTTGGAATATTGTAATTAAAGATCACACATTGGCCATCGGTGGAAATAGTTGTTATGAGCGTTTTGGCGTACCGGGTGAAGAAAGCAAGCGGCTGGACTATACTTCGGCAGAAACTTGTAATACATATAACATGTTGAAATTGTCAAGACAGTTGTTCATGTTGGATGGTGATTATAAATATCTGAATTACTATGAACATGCTTTATATAACCATATTCTTGCTTCACAAGATCCTGATATGCCGGGCTGTGTGACTTATTATACTTCTTTGTTGCCGGGATCATTTAAGCAATATAGTACTCCGTTTGATTCTTTCTGGTGTTGTGTGGGTACAGGGATGGAGAATCATTCTAAGTATGCCGAATCCATTTATTTTAAGGATAACCAAGAATTGCTGGTCAATCTGTATATTCCTTCACGTCTCCACTGGAAGGAAAAAGGTTTGAAGCTGACTTTGGATACTTATTTCCCGGAGTCGGATACGGTTACAGTAAGGATGGATGAAATAGGGAGCTATACAGGAATGCTTCTGTTCCGTTATCCGGATTGGGTGAGCGGTGATGCTGTAGTTCGTATTAATGGAAAGCCGGCACAGACGGAAGCACATAAGGGAAGCTACATTCGCCTGTTGGATTCTGTTAAGAGCGGAGATGTGATAACATTGGTTTTCACACGTAACTTATATATTGATTATGCAAAGGATGAACCTCATTTCGGCTCTGTCATGTATGGCCCGATATTGCTTGCGGGAGGATTGGGGACGGATGATATGCCCGAAGATAGGGTTATTGACAATCGTGCTTGTCGTGAATCGCTTCCGGCAAAGAATATTCCTATGTTAGTGGGTCCATTGGCCGATCTGGATAGCTGGATACAATGTTCTTCACAACATCCTTTACGGTTTACAGTAAAGAATGGAGGTGGACAACAAGGGGTAGGGTTGATCCCTTATTTTCAAATGCATCATCAGCGGCATACTGTATATTGGAAACTTTATTCTCCGGATGAATTTGTTTATCGTACTCGTTCTTTAACGGATGAAGTGAAGATCGGTGACGAGAAAGATGAAGGGAAACATGCGTTGCAAGGGGAGAATGATTCTATTTATTGGCATGATTATTTTTGGGCAAAGAATACTCGGTTCCGTATGGCAAAAGACGGATGGTTTTCTTACACACTTCATATAAATAAAACGGAACAAAAGCCTTATCATCTGATTTGTCGTTTCTGGGGAGACGAGCCTGATACTTGTCAGTTTGATATATTGATTGACGGCAACTATCTACGTACTGTCAGTTTGAATCGAAAACTATATCTGACCTATGTGGACGATGTGTATTCTATTCCTGCAGACTGGACTCGTGGAAAGGATAAAGTGAATGTTACTTTCCGTGCTGCTCAAGGGAAGAATGCCGGAGGATTGTATGAATTGAAAATTACTTCAGATACGAATTATAGATAA
- a CDS encoding family 43 glycosylhydrolase — protein sequence MKRLLFVILLTIMGCCGVHVQAVGYEKIINPVLPGDRPDPTVIEINGEYWAAATSNEWSPLFPIFKSKDLVNWELVNYVFPDGAPDWALNNFWAPELSYDEKQGKVYLYYTARDKRTKRLSCAAAVADSPMGRFKDLGPLVAQEPGSIDAFAARDEKGKLYLIWKEDGNSMGLPTNIWAQEMTEDRTRLIGEMTSLFCNDTPWEEGLVEGVCVFKKQDYFYILYSAASCCDKKCNYKTGVARSKSLLGKWEKYEKNPILVDNQDWRCPGHGTIVRKDGKEFYLYHAYNRSGSVYVGRQGVLEELCWGEDGWPYFRNDAVYNRPNLSLDYVDSFKGNTLAPIWQWRVTQKIDYQTGKNGLHLGASMENRELGTLLVQPVKALNFSLTATVDNRKSMAAAGIGIIGGAHNGFGAPLAGIGISVLKDKVEVWKNVDGKVDVLAQSAITVSATTQVRMTVKDGYWLCFEFRKGQRWIPLATEIDASPYVPWGMGFRIGLCAKGGDGTFADFRKIELIH from the coding sequence ATGAAAAGACTGTTATTTGTGATTCTATTGACAATTATGGGATGTTGCGGTGTACATGTGCAAGCCGTTGGGTACGAAAAAATTATTAATCCGGTATTGCCGGGTGATCGTCCTGATCCTACTGTCATTGAAATAAATGGAGAGTATTGGGCTGCTGCGACTTCTAATGAATGGTCGCCGTTGTTCCCTATTTTTAAATCAAAAGATTTAGTGAACTGGGAATTGGTGAATTATGTTTTTCCGGATGGAGCACCTGATTGGGCATTGAATAATTTTTGGGCCCCGGAATTATCGTATGATGAGAAACAGGGAAAGGTTTATCTGTATTATACAGCCCGTGACAAGAGGACAAAGAGATTATCGTGTGCGGCGGCGGTAGCTGATTCCCCGATGGGGAGGTTCAAAGATTTGGGACCGTTGGTTGCTCAGGAACCAGGCTCTATTGATGCTTTTGCTGCAAGAGATGAGAAGGGTAAACTTTATCTTATATGGAAAGAAGATGGCAACAGTATGGGCTTGCCTACAAATATTTGGGCACAGGAGATGACGGAGGACCGTACCCGTCTGATAGGAGAAATGACTTCCTTGTTTTGTAATGACACTCCTTGGGAGGAAGGGCTGGTAGAAGGGGTATGTGTTTTTAAAAAGCAGGATTATTTTTATATCTTGTATTCGGCAGCTAGCTGTTGTGATAAAAAATGTAATTATAAAACAGGAGTAGCCCGTTCCAAATCTTTGCTGGGTAAATGGGAGAAGTATGAAAAGAATCCTATACTGGTAGACAATCAGGATTGGCGTTGTCCCGGACATGGTACTATAGTTCGGAAAGATGGAAAGGAGTTTTATTTGTATCATGCTTATAATAGGAGTGGTTCGGTATATGTCGGACGTCAGGGCGTGTTGGAGGAATTGTGTTGGGGAGAGGATGGCTGGCCTTATTTTAGGAACGATGCCGTTTATAATCGTCCTAATTTGTCTTTGGATTATGTGGATTCCTTTAAGGGTAATACACTAGCTCCCATTTGGCAATGGAGGGTAACCCAGAAAATAGATTATCAGACAGGAAAAAACGGATTACATCTAGGAGCATCTATGGAAAACAGGGAATTGGGTACTCTGCTGGTACAACCTGTCAAGGCTTTGAATTTTTCGTTGACTGCTACTGTTGATAACCGGAAAAGTATGGCTGCGGCTGGTATCGGTATTATTGGTGGAGCTCATAATGGATTTGGCGCTCCTTTAGCCGGTATTGGCATATCAGTTTTGAAAGATAAGGTGGAAGTATGGAAAAATGTAGATGGTAAAGTTGATGTCTTGGCTCAAAGTGCTATAACGGTGTCAGCAACGACACAGGTCAGGATGACTGTGAAAGACGGGTATTGGCTTTGCTTTGAGTTCCGGAAAGGGCAGAGGTGGATACCTTTGGCAACGGAAATAGATGCTTCGCCGTATGTTCCGTGGGGAATGGGCTTCCGCATAGGCTTGTGTGCTAAAGGGGGAGACGGAACCTTTGCTGATTTCCGTAAGATTGAATTGATTCATTGA
- a CDS encoding beta-L-arabinofuranosidase domain-containing protein yields the protein MFKKKRNIGKLLLGSFLIVAVLTACMEEKREMKIDMLSRPGTIDRNVSYQGNRLPLKPLHFIKLPVGTIEPEGWLKKYLLLQKEGLTGKLGEISAWLDKKDNAWLLSGGDHGWEEVPYWLKGYGDLAYILKDSAMIAETKVWIEAAIQSRQPDGFFGPVNERGGKRELWANMVMLWCLQSYYEYSGDKRVLTLMTDYFKWQLTVPDDKFLEDYWENSRGGDNLYSVYWLYNITGEQFLLELARKLHRNTADWTNESDLPNWHNVNIAQCFREPATYYMLSGDSADLQASYRVHHLVRRIFGQVPGGMFGADENARLAYIDPRQGTETCGFVEQMASDEIMLRMTGDPFWAEHCEEVAFNSYPAAVMPDFKALRYITCPNQVVSDSKDHKPGIDNGGPFLAMNPFSSRCCQHNHAQGWPYYIENLVYATPDNGLAAIIYGPCCAQAKVGVNGTEVILREETNYPFEEMIRFTVQVSGKVDFPLYLRVPAWCKGATLIVNGETVAAGMESGKCVRLDRTWSNGDVVILQLPMSLSVQRWQTNQNSASVNYGPLTFSLLIEEEYRKVNSAENAIWDSKWQKGADVNAWPTYEIYPQSAWNYALKLDDRVLEQCLKVEKREWPSDNYPFTADNVPLVIKAQGRRVPSWGIDQYGLCGVLPEEGAPKSEILEDITLIPMGAARLRISAFPVTYE from the coding sequence ATGTTTAAGAAAAAGAGAAATATAGGGAAATTGTTATTAGGTTCCTTTTTGATTGTGGCTGTACTGACGGCATGTATGGAGGAGAAAAGGGAGATGAAGATAGATATGCTTTCACGTCCCGGTACGATAGATAGGAATGTCAGTTATCAGGGAAATCGTTTGCCTTTGAAACCATTGCATTTTATAAAATTGCCGGTAGGAACCATTGAGCCGGAAGGCTGGCTGAAAAAGTACCTGTTGTTGCAAAAAGAGGGATTAACCGGGAAACTGGGTGAAATTAGTGCGTGGTTGGATAAGAAGGATAATGCGTGGTTGCTGTCTGGTGGAGATCATGGTTGGGAAGAAGTCCCTTATTGGCTGAAAGGATATGGTGATTTGGCTTATATCTTAAAAGATTCTGCTATGATTGCAGAAACAAAAGTCTGGATTGAAGCAGCTATTCAGAGTCGGCAACCGGATGGCTTTTTCGGTCCGGTGAATGAACGTGGAGGGAAGAGAGAACTTTGGGCGAATATGGTAATGCTTTGGTGTTTGCAATCTTATTATGAATATTCTGGTGATAAGAGAGTGTTGACTTTGATGACTGATTACTTTAAATGGCAACTGACTGTCCCCGATGATAAATTTTTGGAAGATTATTGGGAGAACAGCCGTGGGGGGGATAATCTGTATAGTGTTTATTGGCTTTATAACATCACAGGAGAACAATTCCTGCTGGAGCTTGCTCGGAAACTTCATCGTAATACGGCAGACTGGACAAATGAATCGGATTTGCCTAATTGGCATAATGTGAATATTGCACAGTGCTTTCGTGAACCGGCTACTTACTATATGCTTAGTGGTGATTCGGCAGATTTGCAGGCATCTTATCGAGTGCATCATCTGGTGAGACGTATTTTCGGACAGGTGCCGGGAGGTATGTTCGGAGCGGACGAGAATGCCCGTTTGGCTTATATTGATCCACGACAAGGTACAGAAACTTGTGGATTTGTAGAACAGATGGCGTCTGATGAGATAATGCTTCGTATGACCGGTGATCCTTTTTGGGCTGAGCATTGCGAGGAGGTCGCTTTCAATTCTTATCCGGCGGCGGTAATGCCTGATTTCAAAGCTTTAAGATATATTACTTGTCCCAATCAGGTGGTGAGTGATTCTAAAGATCATAAACCCGGAATTGATAATGGAGGTCCTTTCTTGGCTATGAATCCTTTCAGCAGTCGTTGCTGTCAGCATAACCATGCGCAAGGCTGGCCTTACTATATTGAAAATTTGGTTTATGCAACTCCGGATAACGGGCTTGCCGCCATTATTTACGGTCCGTGTTGTGCACAGGCGAAAGTAGGGGTAAACGGAACTGAAGTTATTCTGAGAGAAGAAACAAACTATCCGTTTGAAGAAATGATTCGGTTTACAGTGCAAGTTTCCGGTAAAGTGGATTTTCCATTATATCTTCGTGTACCTGCTTGGTGCAAGGGGGCTACATTAATAGTTAACGGAGAAACGGTAGCTGCTGGTATGGAGTCTGGTAAATGTGTTCGTTTGGATAGAACTTGGAGTAATGGAGATGTGGTAATCTTGCAATTACCCATGTCTTTATCTGTTCAAAGATGGCAGACCAATCAAAACAGTGCCAGCGTGAATTACGGTCCTTTGACTTTCTCTCTGTTGATAGAGGAAGAGTATAGAAAAGTAAATAGTGCAGAAAATGCTATATGGGATTCTAAATGGCAGAAAGGTGCTGATGTCAATGCTTGGCCTACTTATGAAATCTATCCTCAAAGTGCTTGGAACTATGCTTTGAAATTGGATGATAGGGTTTTGGAGCAATGCTTGAAAGTCGAGAAGAGAGAATGGCCTTCAGACAATTATCCTTTTACTGCTGATAACGTTCCTCTAGTGATAAAAGCACAAGGGAGAAGAGTGCCTTCTTGGGGTATAGATCAATATGGCTTATGTGGTGTGTTGCCGGAAGAAGGGGCTCCGAAAAGTGAAATATTGGAAGATATAACCTTGATACCGATGGGAGCTGCCCGTTTGCGTATCTCGGCATTTCCTGTAACTTATGAATAA
- a CDS encoding glycoside hydrolase family 2 has product MKRFAGWLLFFWGCICCICASEISITDSWKYKAENDERFSSMDWNDSDWVTVDLPHTWNAGDVIDEQRGYRRGISWYRKKLFIPSEARDKKITLRFDGVASKADVYLNGKLLQTHLGAYTAFGVDITDICEVGKENLLAVKVDNSSSLGEILPSVSGDFSIFGGIYRRVFLQWTERVHFVTEPYAAVPVRIQTPEVSVSEASMQIVAFLKNDFTDTKHVHVNVFLCDEMNRIVKEKQLKLKLIPGRKYPISTSVGRIENPHLWSPELPYLYTVKVQVCDAKNGEMYQEVISPVGFRWFSVDKTGFYLNGKYLKLRGAARHQDYAGLGTAIPVEMNRRDMRLLKEMGANFVRISHYPQDPEIYRACDELGLIVWSEICVVNEVRKNTKFAHNCKEMLKEMILQNYNHPSVVLWGAMNELWDYHKQAIVLARELEALKKELDPYRLSCVAFHAFTWEKPYTQSSKEMFNISDVNGVNVYESWYQGDSATIAPMFDKFCSYSTAKPRFLSEFGAGSDERIHSYTPRTFDFTPEFQLDFNRRYINEMEKRPDYIGYSIWNLVDFQVDGRGDSKPNLNQKGMLTEDRRKKEIYYYCQARWSDIPMIHIAGADWTKRVEICDDSINVRKISVFSNQKTVELIHNGKSLGVREVVNGEAVFVVPFINGENLLDARSGALSDRLKIQMRLLSSRLTDSDVLLDGLCINLGQEHCYFIDPQLQEIWIPDKPYTKGSWGYMDGKPFNSWPGSSHDGVRYGVGADIKNTFLEPLFQTFLIGTTCYRLDVPDGVYEIGFYFTEPFSKDERKNIVRTGVSAEGQRVFDVSVNGEKLIESLNLADSYGEQTAVVKTLVVNVRNHEGLEILLSPQKGQGVISGLKVKKIR; this is encoded by the coding sequence ATGAAAAGGTTTGCCGGTTGGTTGTTGTTTTTCTGGGGATGTATATGTTGTATATGTGCCTCTGAAATTTCTATAACAGATTCATGGAAGTATAAAGCAGAGAATGATGAACGTTTTTCCAGTATGGATTGGAATGATTCTGATTGGGTAACTGTAGATTTGCCCCATACTTGGAATGCCGGAGATGTGATTGACGAGCAACGGGGATATAGGCGCGGCATATCTTGGTATAGGAAGAAGTTGTTCATTCCTTCAGAGGCACGGGATAAGAAAATAACTCTTCGTTTTGATGGAGTGGCCAGCAAGGCAGACGTCTATTTAAATGGGAAATTATTGCAAACTCATTTGGGGGCATATACCGCTTTCGGAGTTGATATAACTGATATCTGTGAAGTTGGAAAGGAAAATCTGTTGGCGGTAAAAGTGGATAATAGTTCTTCTTTGGGGGAAATCCTTCCATCGGTTTCCGGAGATTTTTCTATTTTTGGGGGTATTTATCGCAGGGTGTTCTTGCAATGGACGGAAAGAGTGCATTTTGTGACAGAACCTTATGCAGCTGTTCCAGTAAGGATACAAACCCCTGAAGTGTCGGTATCTGAGGCGTCAATGCAAATTGTGGCTTTTCTTAAAAATGACTTTACCGATACAAAGCACGTGCACGTCAATGTTTTTCTTTGCGATGAAATGAATCGGATTGTGAAAGAGAAACAGTTGAAACTGAAACTGATTCCAGGCAGGAAATATCCTATATCCACTTCTGTAGGAAGGATAGAGAATCCTCATTTGTGGTCTCCTGAATTACCTTATTTATATACGGTAAAAGTGCAGGTATGCGATGCCAAGAATGGAGAAATGTATCAAGAAGTAATTTCTCCGGTTGGATTCAGATGGTTTTCGGTGGACAAGACAGGCTTTTATCTGAACGGGAAGTATCTTAAATTGAGGGGAGCTGCACGGCATCAGGATTATGCAGGTTTGGGAACGGCTATTCCCGTTGAAATGAATCGTAGGGATATGCGGTTGCTGAAAGAAATGGGAGCTAATTTTGTGCGTATCAGTCATTATCCTCAAGATCCGGAAATATATCGAGCCTGTGACGAATTGGGGTTGATAGTATGGTCTGAAATTTGTGTTGTGAATGAAGTGAGAAAAAATACGAAATTCGCTCATAACTGCAAAGAAATGTTGAAAGAGATGATTCTTCAGAACTACAATCATCCATCGGTGGTACTATGGGGGGCTATGAATGAATTATGGGATTACCATAAGCAAGCTATTGTGTTGGCTAGGGAATTGGAGGCTTTGAAAAAAGAGCTGGATCCTTATCGTCTTTCTTGTGTCGCCTTTCATGCTTTTACTTGGGAGAAACCCTATACACAGTCTAGTAAGGAGATGTTTAATATTTCGGATGTTAACGGGGTAAATGTATATGAATCTTGGTATCAGGGAGATTCTGCTACGATTGCACCTATGTTTGATAAATTTTGTAGTTATTCTACTGCAAAACCTCGTTTTTTGTCGGAATTTGGAGCAGGAAGCGATGAACGTATCCATTCTTATACTCCGCGTACATTTGATTTTACTCCGGAATTTCAATTGGATTTTAATCGCAGATATATCAATGAAATGGAGAAACGTCCGGATTATATAGGTTATTCTATTTGGAATTTGGTTGATTTTCAGGTGGACGGTCGTGGTGATAGCAAGCCTAATCTGAATCAAAAAGGAATGTTGACAGAGGATCGTCGGAAGAAAGAGATTTATTATTACTGTCAGGCTCGTTGGTCGGACATTCCGATGATTCATATTGCCGGGGCCGATTGGACGAAAAGGGTGGAAATTTGTGATGATAGTATAAATGTGCGTAAGATCAGTGTTTTTTCTAATCAGAAAACGGTGGAGTTAATTCATAATGGAAAGTCTTTGGGAGTGCGTGAAGTGGTAAATGGGGAAGCTGTTTTCGTAGTTCCTTTTATAAACGGAGAGAATCTGCTGGATGCCCGAAGTGGGGCACTTTCAGACAGGCTGAAGATACAGATGAGATTGTTATCTTCCCGTCTTACTGACAGTGATGTGCTTTTGGACGGTCTTTGTATTAATTTGGGACAGGAGCATTGTTATTTTATAGACCCGCAGCTTCAGGAAATATGGATACCCGATAAACCTTATACAAAGGGAAGTTGGGGATATATGGATGGAAAACCTTTTAACTCCTGGCCGGGATCATCACATGATGGAGTTAGGTATGGAGTAGGGGCTGATATAAAAAATACTTTTTTAGAGCCTCTTTTTCAGACCTTTTTAATTGGTACGACTTGTTACCGGCTGGATGTTCCTGACGGAGTATATGAAATTGGCTTTTATTTCACGGAACCTTTCAGTAAGGATGAACGGAAAAATATTGTGCGTACAGGTGTTTCTGCCGAGGGACAACGTGTATTTGATGTGTCAGTCAATGGAGAAAAATTGATAGAGTCATTGAATCTGGCTGATTCTTATGGCGAGCAGACAGCTGTTGTAAAGACACTTGTGGTCAATGTGCGGAATCATGAAGGACTGGAGATTCTGCTTTCTCCTCAAAAAGGACAAGGTGTTATTAGCGGATTAAAAGTAAAGAAAATACGATGA
- a CDS encoding RagB/SusD family nutrient uptake outer membrane protein → MKRRIRIALMCPALCCLIGASLNSCMELDDSVYTTIVSDKYHYTEKDMVAILGNAYTPWRSVVIGAINETQTISTDETMIPVHPWGWNGTTINMHLHTWTSETGEAVNRWGDLYTGINNANQVIYQIESGLLPVTEGKDNYLAELKAVRASYYYMLCDYYGNVPYLTRFDVPQGFLPEQISRKALNDSIIAEVTAALPLLPENVDESTYGRFTKWAAYALLAKMYINAEVYTGTPQWQKCLDACEEIIKSGKFSLAGNQKDVFKADNEDCTEAVFAVPFDQSYAGGLNIFNYALNGQFSQVYSTKSFGGWGGSVAVPQFINTFDPDDSRLTENYLMGQQVYPDGSNVLCEIGNSQGIPMNIVNVVPGVDWAEELHGYHLAKYEYVAGMSPGAMSNDVFPFRYTDILMMKAECLLRTGKADEAAQIVTEIRQRAFKSAPEKAVVTGAELMGGSTYDYGLRETTYLDKIKSPRTTHEGGADIKYGRFLDELGWEFNQEGRRRQDLIRFGVWTTKSWLSHSATNDINKNLYPIPRAELDKNGKLKQNPGY, encoded by the coding sequence ATGAAAAGAAGAATAAGAATAGCATTGATGTGTCCTGCACTTTGTTGTCTGATAGGAGCATCATTGAATAGTTGTATGGAACTGGACGATAGCGTGTATACTACGATCGTATCCGATAAATATCATTATACGGAAAAGGACATGGTTGCCATATTAGGTAATGCTTATACTCCATGGCGTTCTGTTGTTATCGGTGCAATAAATGAAACGCAGACCATTTCTACAGATGAGACCATGATACCGGTACATCCTTGGGGATGGAATGGGACTACCATTAACATGCATTTACATACCTGGACTTCGGAGACAGGTGAGGCTGTTAATCGGTGGGGTGACCTGTATACTGGTATAAACAATGCCAATCAGGTAATTTACCAGATTGAATCCGGCCTGTTGCCTGTGACGGAAGGTAAGGATAATTATTTGGCGGAGTTAAAAGCGGTAAGGGCTTCTTATTATTATATGCTTTGTGATTATTACGGCAATGTACCCTATCTGACCCGTTTTGATGTTCCTCAAGGTTTTCTTCCCGAACAAATCAGTCGTAAAGCCTTGAATGATTCTATCATTGCCGAAGTGACAGCCGCCCTTCCTTTATTACCGGAGAATGTTGATGAATCGACTTACGGACGTTTTACCAAATGGGCTGCTTATGCTTTATTGGCCAAGATGTATATCAATGCGGAGGTGTATACGGGAACCCCACAATGGCAAAAGTGTCTGGATGCCTGTGAGGAGATCATAAAATCTGGTAAATTCTCGTTGGCGGGAAATCAGAAAGATGTATTCAAGGCTGATAATGAGGATTGTACGGAAGCTGTTTTTGCTGTTCCTTTTGATCAAAGTTACGCCGGTGGATTGAATATATTCAATTACGCTCTAAACGGTCAGTTCTCTCAGGTATATTCCACTAAGAGTTTTGGTGGTTGGGGAGGTTCGGTTGCTGTTCCGCAATTTATAAATACATTTGATCCGGATGACAGTCGTCTGACCGAGAATTATTTGATGGGACAGCAAGTGTATCCCGATGGTTCCAATGTGTTGTGCGAGATAGGCAACAGTCAGGGGATTCCTATGAATATTGTAAATGTGGTTCCGGGGGTTGATTGGGCTGAGGAATTACATGGATATCATTTGGCAAAGTATGAGTATGTTGCCGGTATGTCTCCTGGTGCTATGAGTAACGATGTTTTCCCCTTCCGCTATACAGATATATTGATGATGAAAGCTGAATGTTTGTTAAGGACTGGAAAAGCGGACGAAGCGGCACAAATTGTAACAGAAATCAGACAACGCGCATTCAAGTCTGCTCCGGAAAAAGCGGTAGTCACTGGTGCGGAACTGATGGGAGGGAGTACCTATGATTATGGATTGCGCGAAACAACCTATTTGGACAAGATTAAAAGTCCTAGAACAACTCATGAAGGTGGAGCAGATATAAAATATGGTCGCTTTTTGGATGAATTGGGTTGGGAGTTTAACCAAGAAGGAAGAAGAAGGCAGGACTTGATTCGTTTTGGAGTATGGACAACTAAATCATGGCTTTCTCATTCTGCTACAAATGATATAAATAAGAACTTGTATCCTATTCCAAGAGCTGAATTGGATAAGAATGGTAAGTTAAAGCAGAATCCGGGATATTAG